A stretch of the Gracilinanus agilis isolate LMUSP501 chromosome 4, AgileGrace, whole genome shotgun sequence genome encodes the following:
- the ARMC12 gene encoding armadillo repeat-containing protein 12 yields the protein MDFMDLSLRKGVVGLATGMGAIYLLYKAIKAGVNCHSTLSSSSPVCIARLAIERERHGKDSGELRRLLNSLECKQDEYSKSMILHSITRCVYLLETEACTCTFEDICLVASQLDDKDNNVKIQALNALKAFSGIRKFRLKIQLPGPCNMGFEAGQSLSPLAMLGDHDGHGDSAGEDAPSTGTLATGLAGRAGSATSYI from the exons ATGGATTTCATGGACTTGAGTCTCCGGAAGGGTGTGGTGGGCCTGGCCACAGGTATGGGTGCCATCTACCTGCTCTACAAGGCCATCAAGGCTGGCGTTAACTGTCACTCAACTCTCTCATCATCCTCACCCGTCTGCATTGCCC GCCTGGCCATTGAGCGTGAGCGGCATGGAAAGGACTCAGGAGAGCTTCGAAGGCTCCTCAACTCACTGGAATGCAAACAGGATGAGTACTCCAAGAGCATGATTCTGCACAGCATCACCCGGTGTGTCTACTTGTTGGAAACCGAA GCCTGCACTTGCACCTTTGAGGACATCTGTTTGGTGGCCTCCCAGCTTGATGACAAGGACAACAATGTCAAAATCCAAGCTCTCAATGCCCTGAAGGCTTTTTCTGGTATAAGGAAGTTCAGGCTCAAGATCCAG CTCCCTGGGCCCTGCAACATGGGCTTTGAAGCTGGTCAGAGTCTGTCTCCCCTGGCAATGCTCGGGGACCACGATGGGCACGGTGACTCTGCTGGCGAAGATGCTCCAAGCACGGGTACGCTGGCAACAGGATTGGCGGGGAGGGCTGGGAGCGCTACCAGTTACATTTAG